One genomic window of Mercenaria mercenaria strain notata chromosome 2, MADL_Memer_1, whole genome shotgun sequence includes the following:
- the LOC123562269 gene encoding 39S ribosomal protein L12, mitochondrial-like, protein MSVSSQFLRIVRSPLCICRYHQAVLQKSLRSKSFQRDYSTEPLPLPNQDAEKQYSPKIQGIVNEIGQLTLLEVADLNELLKKTLKIQDAPVMAMGAGAPMAAQPKEEEEEDVAAAAPKKSTFNVKLTGFDAEKKIALIKEIKTLLPDTNLVQAKKFVESAPVVVRGDLLKEEAEELMKALEKVGGKAVLE, encoded by the exons ATGTCTGTATCTTCACAATTCCTAAGAATTGTTAGATCACCCCTTTGTATATGCAG ATACCATCAAGCTGTTCTACAGAAATCATTGAGAAGTAAATCGTTTCAGCGAGATTACAGTACTGAACCCCTACCACTTCCAAATCAAGATGCAGAAAAACAATATTCACCTAAAATACAAGGAATTGTAAATGAGATAGGTCAACTAACTCTATTAGAAGTAGcagatttaaatgaattattaaaG AAAACACTAAAGATACAGGATGCACCAGTTATGGCAATGGGTGCAGGTGCACCTATGGCAGCACAACCTAAAGAG GAAGAGGAAGAGGATGTGGCTGCGGCTGCAccaaaaaaatcaacatttaacGTTAAATTGACTGGTTTtgatgctgaaaaaaaaatagcactcattaaagaaataaaaacacttttaccGGATACAAATCTAGTGCAG gCAAAGAAATTTGTAGAATCAGCACCTGTGGTAGTACGAGGAGATTTGTTGAAGGAGGAAGCAGAGGAACTTATGAAAGCCCTTGAGAAAGTAGGCGGCAAGGCTGTGCTAGAATAG